The following are from one region of the Arachis duranensis cultivar V14167 chromosome 10, aradu.V14167.gnm2.J7QH, whole genome shotgun sequence genome:
- the LOC107469251 gene encoding uncharacterized protein LOC107469251 yields MDDRVVLKIYYYGQILLETYEGVQFVCENPLDIVIPFTLSFEELKGVICEKIDSQRFRRVSCILYRYPLSVFGGFVQFQTKYVTDEASMHEMFSLYMDNRHRMSCIELYIEFEQSEADRNIELEDYNSESEDEFESNYEIVGPCEYEDETGGDMNADVAEVANALANPRPFQEPSFMRSLDLEAMHAPEFPQYMNSALPVVADGEFTVGMKFSSREAVIKAMKDYTIRRSVDYRVYESEPTTFYAKCTEYGNGCDWLIRTVAEAIKPLVEVDPSIKVKSIIAEVQSKFNYTISYRKAWLAKQQAVESIFGGWEASYEALPIWFEAMCQKEPSAVVHFETMPAYQGDDLVPDIRVLHRVFWSYYPCIRAFRHCKPVVQVDGTHLYGKYKGCLLVAVSQDGNNNIVPIAFVIVEGETSDAWYFFLSNLRQHVVTRDGVGLISDRHDSIRSAIERSNGAWSPPRAFHMFCIRHIESNFLRKFKAPYLQKLIINIGYSTTIKEYQMRYERLKERGEAYINWLDRIPREQYALAFDGGYRWGHMTTNLVECINSVLKGARNLPVTALVKATFYRLNELFTRKRAEVEAQINNGLVFSEVVTSKLHANQRASSNIQDSCFDRENEVFEVREMPSGAEYAVDLRHRRCDCGEFQRLDWQVYVHDVYKMDQVRRVYRARFRPLGNPATWPAYHGPRFVGNPFLRRVAKGRPKKTRFLNEMDTRMLRRPRRCKQCGGEGHSRSRCRQIGGPSAGPADD; encoded by the exons ATGGATGATAGAGTTGTGTTGAAGATTTATTATTACGGGCAGATTTTACTGGAAACATATGAGGGGGTTCAATTTGTGTGTGAGAATCCATTAGATATTGTTATTCCGTTCACATTATCATTTGAGGAATTGAAAGGGgtgatttgtgagaagatagaTTCTCAAAGATTTAGGAGAGTATCGTGTATTTTGTACCGGTATCCGTTATCTGTGTTTGGTGGGTTCGTTCAATTTCAGACCAAGTACGTCACAGATGAAGCGAGTATGCATGAAATGTTTTCATTGTATATGGATAATCGCCACCGAATGTCGTGCATCGAGTTGTATATTGAGTTTGAGCAATCCGAAGCAGACCGTAACATTGAGTTGGAAGATTATAATAGTGAAAGCGAGGATGAATTTGAAAGTAACTACGAGATCGTTGGTCCatgtgaatacgaagatgaaaCTGGCGGTGATATGAACGCAGATGTGGCAGAAGTTGCAAATGCACTAGCAAACCCGCGTCCGTTTCAGGAGCCTTCTTTCATGCGGTCGTTGGATTTGGAGGCTATGCACGCACCGGAGTTTCCGCAATATATGAATTCAG CCCTTCCTGTTGTGGCGGATGGTGAGTTCACAGTGGGGATGAAATTCAGTTCAAGGGAGGCAGTAATCAAGGCAATGAAAGATTATACCATCCGAAGAAGTGTAGACTATCGGGTATATGAGTCGGAACCCACGACATTCTATGCCAAATGTACAGAATATGGCAATGGTTGTGACTGGTTGATCAGG ACAGTTGCAGAAGCAATTAAGCCGTTGGTAGAAGTTGACCCGTCTATAAAGGTGAAATCAATCATTGCTGAAGTTCAGTCAAAGTTTAACTACACCATCAGTTATCGCAAGGCTTGGTTAGCAAAGCAGCAGGCGGTGGAATCAATTTTCGGTGGTTGGGAAGCATCGTATGAAGCTTTGCCCATATGGTTTGAGGCCATGTGTCAAAAGGAGCCATCAGCAGTGGTTCACTTTGAAACAATGCCTGCTTACCAGGGGGATGATTTGGTTCCTGATATACGTGTACTGCATAGAGTCTTTTGGAGCTATTATCCTTGTATAAGGGCCTTCAGACACTGCAAGCCAGTGGTGCAGGTGGATGGGACTCATTTGTATGGAAAATACAAAGGTTGTTTATTGGTTGCAGTCTCACAGGATGGTAATAACAACATAGTGCCTATTGCATTTGTcatagtggagggagagactTCGGATGCATGGTACTTTTTCCTGAGTAACTTGCGTCAACATGTGGTGACACGTGATGGAGTGGGACTTATCTCTGATCGACACGATTCTATTAGGTCAGCTATTGAAAGAAGTAATGGTGCTTGGTCTCCTCCTAGAGCATTCCATATGTTTTGTATCCGGCATATTGAGTCAAACTTCTTGAGGAAGTTCAAGGCACCTTACTTGcagaagctcatcatcaacatTG GATACTCGACGACGATCAAGGAATACCAGATGCGCTATGAACGATTAAAGGAACGAGGTGAGGCTTACATCAACTGGCTTGATCGGATCCCACGTGAGCAGTATGCTTTGGCATTTGATGGTGGTTACCGGTGGGGTCATATGACGACCAATCTTGTGGAGTGCATCAACTCCGTCTTAAAAGGTGCACGCAATCTCCCGGTGACTGCCCTTGTTAAGGCTACATTTTACAGACTGAACGAGTTGTTCACAAGGAAAAGAGCCGAGGTTGAAGCCCAAATTAATAATGGACTTGTGTTCTCTGAGGTGGTGACCTCCAAGCTGCATGCAAATCAACGAGCATCGAGTAACATACAAGATAGCTGTTTTGATAGAGAGAATGAGGTATTCGAGGTACGCGAGATGCCAAGTGGGGCTGAGTATGCAGTTGACCTACGCCACCGTCGTTGCGACTGTGGTGAATTCCAG CGGTTGGATTGGCAAGTGTACGTTCATGATGTATACAAGATGGACCAAGTTCGAAGAGTATACAGGGCTAGGTTTAGGCCACTGGGGAATCCTGCAACATGGCCTGCTTACCACGGGCCTCGATTCGTTGGAAACCCGTTCCTCAGACGTGTTGCCAAAGGTCGTCCGAAGAAGACCCGCttcttgaatgagatggacACTCGTATGTTGCGTCGCCCTAGGCGATGCAAGCAATGCGGTGGCGAGGGTCATAGTCGAAGTAGATGTCGTCAAATTGGTGGACCTAGTGCTGGACCAGCCGACGATTAG
- the LOC110276477 gene encoding auxin response factor 25, with amino-acid sequence MINSYHAPAAASHSPSFSSPSGQKRRRTQFFQQKLFLTAPSAPSLLQLTAPLSSCTCISLPTSSRVRKTLNSELWHACADPLVSLPQVKILIYYLSQGHSEELLQNKRDAQLKQMLPNSCRLAKRQLLEFGC; translated from the exons ATGATAAATTCATAC CACGCACCAGCAGCCGCTAGCCATTCTCCGtctttctcctctccttctggacaaaaaagaagaagaacccagtTCTTCCAGCAAAAACTTTTTCTGACGGCACCGTCGGCTCCGTCGCTGCTGCAGCTCACGGCACCGCTCTCGTCGTGTACTTGCATTTCTTTGCCAACATCATC CAGGGTGAGAAAGACTTTGAATTCAGAACTGTGGCATGCTTGTGCTGACCCTCTTGTCTCTTTGCCTCAAGtgaaaattcttatttattacTTATCCCAGGGACATAGTGAGGAG CTGCTGCAAAACAAGAGAGATGCGCAATTGAAGCAAATGCTTCCCAATTCTTGTAGGCTGGCCAAGAGGCAATTGCTAGAATTCGG GTGCTAG